CGGCGGGCCGACGCTGATCGAGGCGGTCACGTACCGGATCGAGGCGCACACCAACGCCGACGACGCGACCCGCTACCGCACGGACTCCGAGGTGGAGGCCTGGAAGGCGCACGACCCGGTGGAGCTGCTGGAGCGTGAGCTGACCTCGCGCGGGCTGCTGGACGCGGAGGGCATACAGGTGGCCAAGGACGCGGCCGAGGCGATGGCGGCGGCCCTGCGGGACGCGATGAACGCAGAGCCGGTGCTCGACCCGATGGACCTCTTCGCGCACGTCTACGCGGAGCAGACCGGGCGGCTGCGCGAGCAGGCGGAGCTGCTGCGCGCCGAGCTTGAAGCGGAGAACGAGTGATGACGACGGTGGCGGTGCAGCCGGGGACCAAGCCGGCGACCATGGCGCAGGCCCTCGGCAGGGCGATGCGCGACGCGATGGCCGAGGACCCGACGGTCCACGTGATGGGTGAGGACGTCGGCACGCTCGGCGGGGTCTTCCGGATCACCGACGGCCTCGCGAAGGAGTTCGGCGAGGACCGCTGTACGGACACCCCGCTCGCGGAGGCCGGCATCCTCGGCGCCGCGGTCGGCATGGCCATGTACGGGCTGCGGCCGGTCGTGGAGATGCAGTTCGACGCGTTCGCGTACCCGGCGTTCGAGCAGCTGATCTCGCACGTCGCGAAGATGCGCAACCGCACGCGCGGCGCGATGCCGCTGCCGATCACCATCCGCGTGCCGTACGGCGGCGGGATCGGCGGGGTGGAGCACCACAGCGACTCCTCCGAGGCGTACTACGTGGCGACGCCCGGGCTGACCGTGGTCACCCCGGCGACCGTCGAGGACGCGTACGGGCTGCTGCGCGCGTCGATCGCGAGCGACGACCCGGTGGTCTTCCTGGAGCCGAAGCGCCTGTACTGGTCGAAGGCGCAGTGGTCGCCCGACGCTCCGGCCGAGGTGCCGGGCATCGGCAAGGCGCTGGTGCGGCGGACGGGCACGAGCGCGACGCTGATCACGTACGGGCCGTCGCTGCCGGTGTGCCTGGAGGCCGCCGAGGCGGCCCGCGAGGAGGGCTGGGACCTGGAGGTCGTGGACCTGCGCTCGCTCGTCCCGTTCGACGAGGAGACGGTCGTCGCCTCGGTACGCCGCACGGGTCGCGCCGTGGTGGTCCACGAGGCTGGCGGCTTCGGCGGACCGGGTGCGGAGATCGCCGCCCGGGTGGCGGAGCGCTGCTTCCACCACCTGGAGGCGCCGGTGCTGAGGGTGACGGGGTTCGACATCCCGTACCCGCCGCCGATGCTGGAGAAGCACCATCTGCCGGGTGTGGACCGGATCCTGGACACCGTGGGACGCCTGCAGTGGGAGAACTGATGCCGCAGGTACTGGAGTTCAAGCTGCCCGACCTCGGTGAGGGGCTGACCGAAGCGGAGATCGTCCGCTGGCTGGTGGCGGTGGGCGACGTCGTCGAGATCGACCAGCCGGTGGTCGAGGTCGAGACGGCCAAGGCGATGGTGGAGGTGCCGTGCCCGTACGGGGGCGTGGTCACCGCCCGGTTCGGGGAGGAGGGGACCGAACTGCCGGTCGGCGCGCCGCTGATCATGGTGGCGGTGGGTCCTGCGGATCCGGACCCGGCTCCGGAGTCGTCCGGCTCCGGGAACGTGCTGGTCGGGTACGGCACGGACCACTCGCGTCCGGCGCGCAGGCGGCGGATCCGGCCGGGGGCCGCGACGGCCGTGACGGCTCCGGTGGTGCCTGTTCCGGTTTCGGCTCCGGTGGGGCCGCTGGGGCCGGTTCCGGTGATCTCGCCGCTCGTACGCAAGCTCGCCCGGGACAACGGGGTCGATCTGCGGGAGCTGCGGGGGTCGGGCCCCGAGGGGCTGATCCTGCGGGCGGACGTGGAGGCGGCGCTGCGGGAGCAGGCCGCGCCGGCGCCGGCTCCGGTGGCGGCCGCCGCGGGGGCCGTGGGGTCGGTGGGAGCTCCTGTGGGTGAACGGATCCCGCTCAAGGGACTGCGCGGGGCGGTGGCGGAGAAGCTGTCGCGCAGCCGCCGCGAAATCCCGGAGGCCACCTGCTGGGTGGACGCGGACGCCACCGAACTGATGGCGGCCCGGGCCGCGATGAACGCCGTGGGCGGCCCCAAGATCTCGGTGCTGGCGCTGCTGGCCCGGATCTGCACGGCCGCGCTGGCCAAGTACCCGGAGCTCAACTCCACCGTGGACCTGGCGGCGAAGGAGATCGTCCGGCTCCCGGCCGTGCACCTGGGCTTCGCCGCGCAGACCGAGCGGGGCCTGATGGTCCCGGTGGTGCGGGACGCCCACACGCACAGTCCGGAGTCCCTGTCGGCGGAGTTCGCCCGGCTCACCGAGCTGGCGCGGGCCGGGAAGCTGGCGCCGGCGGACCTGACGGGCGGGACGTTCACCCTGAACAACTACGGGGTGTTCGGGGTCGACGGCTCCACGCCGATCATCAACCACCCGGAGGCGGCGATGCTGGGTGTGGGCCGGATCATTCCGAAGCCGTGGGTCCACCAGGGCGAACTCGCGGTGCGCCAGGTGGTCCAGCTGTCGCTGACCTTCGACCACCGCGTCTGCGACGGCGGCACGGCCGGCGGCTTCCTGCGCTACGTGGCGGACTGCGTCGAATCCCCGGCGGTCCTGCTCCGCTCGCTGTAACGGCGGGGCCGGGTCCCCCGCAGGGCCTGGTCCCCCCGCGGGGCCGGGCCCGCGGGGCCGGGCCCGGGGGGCCGGCTGCGGCCCCGCCGGGCCCGGGTGGGTTCCCGACCGGCGGCGTGCACGCCGCCCCGGCCCTGCGAGCACGGCTCGGGGGAGCGCTACCGGTACCAGTCGTCTCCGCCCGCGGCGAGCGAACGTCCCAGGTAGTCCCGGAGGTCGCCGGCCACCCAGCGGCGGCTGTCGGTCTCGTGTTCCCAGACGAAGACGTCCGGCCTCCGCGGCGTCTGCACGAAGGCGAACTGGTCTCCGCCGCCGTTGTCCCCGAAGAACAGGAGGGCGTCGAACGGCATGTACAGCTGAGAGCGAAGGAGCTGTCCGAGCGGAAGTAGAGGTTCTGCTCGACGACCTGTTCGATGGTCCAGACGGTGTCCACGCCGGTCCGCCCGACGATCCCGTTGCTCTCCGTCAACAGCTGCTTGAGCCCGGCCGGAAGCTCCTCCCCGAGCTTCCGCTCCGCCTCGGCCAGGACCGACTCGTCGGTGGGATCCCTGAAACCGGCGTCGGGGAACACGTCACGGGCCGTTCGTCTCCACATGACGCGCAAGCGTAGCCAGACCAGGTGGGACAGGGGTCAGGGGAGGCGGGGCGGGGTCCAGGCGGCGTGGCGGAGGATCGCGCGTGGGGCCACTGCCGCCGGGGTCAGGCGGAGGGCCGTGTTGCGGAGGGAGACGGCCAGGGGGTGGCGCAGCTGGTGGGTCGGCCGGCGCGGCGGCCCGCTCCAGCACGATCACCTCACACCCGGTGAGGTGCAGCCCGATGCTTCCGGACCCGGGCAGCCTTGCTCACCGCCCTCGTACGCCGTCTCGTGGTCCGCGACCAGGCCGAACACCAGGCAGCCGGTGAACGCGCCGTGCAACCCCGCACCCCTGCCGAACTGACCGACGCCCGCGCCGGGCTGACAGCGGCCCGGCCGGCGCCGGGAGAAGGCCGCCGGCGCTCGCCGGCTCGCTACGCGTGCGCCCTGGAGAGCGTGCGCGACCCGGAGCTGCGCGAAGATCCTCGTGCCGCGCGAGAACGCCGGGCGGGACGTCGTACGCACCTTCTTGGCGGCCCACGGCGTTCCCGACCCGGAGTCCCGCACCCCTGGCGCTGTCGGCCTCGGTCGACGGTCTCGTCCTCGACCAGCTGCCGGCGGCGAGGTGTCACGTGACGCCCTGGAGGGGCTCGTCGCGGCCGCCCTCAGGTGACCGGGGTCAGACGGTGAGCAGCAGTTTGCCGATGTGGGCGCTGGACTCCATCACCCGGTGGGCCTCGGCGGCCTCCGCCATCGGGTACGCCGCGTGGACCACCGGCCTGACCCGGCCCGACGAGACGAGCGGCCAGACGTGCTCCCGTACCGCCGCCACGATCGCAGCCTTCTCCTCCAGCGGCCGTGAGCGCAGCGACGTCGCCGTGACCGCCCCCCGCTTGGCCATCAGCGCCCCCAGGTTCAGCTCCGCCTTCACCCCGCCCTGGAGCCCGATCACCGCGAGCCGGCCGTTCACGGCCAGCGCGTCCAGGTTCCGCGCCAGGTACTTGGCGCCCACGATGTCCAGGATCACGTCCGCCCCGGCCCCGTCCGTCGAGGCCCGCAGCTCTTCCACGAAGTCCTG
This Streptomyces sp. NBC_00539 DNA region includes the following protein-coding sequences:
- a CDS encoding SMI1/KNR4 family protein — protein: MPFDALLFFGDNGGGDQFAFVQTPRRPDVFVWEHETDSRRWVAGDLRDYLGRSLAAGGDDWYR
- a CDS encoding dihydrolipoamide acetyltransferase family protein yields the protein MPQVLEFKLPDLGEGLTEAEIVRWLVAVGDVVEIDQPVVEVETAKAMVEVPCPYGGVVTARFGEEGTELPVGAPLIMVAVGPADPDPAPESSGSGNVLVGYGTDHSRPARRRRIRPGAATAVTAPVVPVPVSAPVGPLGPVPVISPLVRKLARDNGVDLRELRGSGPEGLILRADVEAALREQAAPAPAPVAAAAGAVGSVGAPVGERIPLKGLRGAVAEKLSRSRREIPEATCWVDADATELMAARAAMNAVGGPKISVLALLARICTAALAKYPELNSTVDLAAKEIVRLPAVHLGFAAQTERGLMVPVVRDAHTHSPESLSAEFARLTELARAGKLAPADLTGGTFTLNNYGVFGVDGSTPIINHPEAAMLGVGRIIPKPWVHQGELAVRQVVQLSLTFDHRVCDGGTAGGFLRYVADCVESPAVLLRSL
- a CDS encoding alpha-ketoacid dehydrogenase subunit beta gives rise to the protein MTTVAVQPGTKPATMAQALGRAMRDAMAEDPTVHVMGEDVGTLGGVFRITDGLAKEFGEDRCTDTPLAEAGILGAAVGMAMYGLRPVVEMQFDAFAYPAFEQLISHVAKMRNRTRGAMPLPITIRVPYGGGIGGVEHHSDSSEAYYVATPGLTVVTPATVEDAYGLLRASIASDDPVVFLEPKRLYWSKAQWSPDAPAEVPGIGKALVRRTGTSATLITYGPSLPVCLEAAEAAREEGWDLEVVDLRSLVPFDEETVVASVRRTGRAVVVHEAGGFGGPGAEIAARVAERCFHHLEAPVLRVTGFDIPYPPPMLEKHHLPGVDRILDTVGRLQWEN